The DNA region TTTAGCTACTATACCTGGTGTTATAGATATTGATGATGATGATAAAGTTGGTAAAGAAGAATTGAGAGTTATGTTTGATTATGACAAGATAGCTGAACTTGGTGTAAATGTTGCCGGTGTTGCTAATGAAGTGAGAACTGCATATTATGGTACTGAAGCTACATACATACAAGAGCTTGAAAATAAATTAAACTTTAGAGTACAATTTGATGATAAATATACTTATGATACAAAATATCTAGAAAACTTATTAATACCAAACTCTACTGGAAGATTAATTTATCTTAAAAACTTAGCTACTATAGAAAAAGCAGACGGACTTGCTACTTTGAAACACTATAACGGTGAAAGAACTATAACAATTACAGCTGGTATAGAATATGGTAAAAATACTTCTCAGCAGGTTATGAATGCTGTTAGAGAAAAATATAAAGATTTCTCAAAAAACTATAGAGGATTAAAATTAGAGTTTGGCGGTGAGGCTAAAGAAACTGTAAAAGCATTAAAACAGTTAGCTTTCAGTTTTGCTATGGCATTTATATTTGTATATATTGTATTACTACTTCAGTTAAACAGATTTATACAGCCTATCATGATAATGATAATTATTCCATTTGGTTTGATTGGTGTACTTCTTGGATTTGCTATTCACAAAATGCCTTTATCATTCATGGGTGTTGTAGGTATTATTGGTTTGGCTGGTGTTGTTGTAAACAATGGTATTATACTTGTTGACTTAATTAACAAAATTATTGATGAAGGTGTTGAGGGCGGTAAAAAAGGAGTTGCTAAAGCTATTGTTGAAGGAGCTAAGCAGCGTCTTCGTCCGGTATTTTTAACTACTGTTACTACTGTAGTTGGACTTTTACCTACTGTTTATGGTATAGGAGGAAGAGCTGATATTATTATTCCTATAGTTATGGCATTAGCTTATGGACTTTTATTTGCTTCTCTTCTTACACTCATATTCTTGCCTTGTATGTTCATGGTAATGTTTGACTTAAGATTAATCAAGATACCTGAACCTATAAACAGAAATGAGGATATGACTACTATCATAACTAGCACAGGCAAATAAACTTTTTCATATTTTTCTTACATTAAATAAGCCGTTATATTAAAATAATGGCTTATTTTTTATTTAACAGTAAATATATTATTTTGACAATTTATAAAATTTTATATATAATTTTATAAACATTTATTTTTAGGAAAAACAATGAGAATAGGATATGGATATGATTCGCATGTATTTCAGGAGAATCGCAAATTAATTTTAGCAGGAATAGAAATACCATATCATTTAGGATTAAAAGGTCATTCAGATGCTGATGCTGTAGTACATGCTTTAATAGATTCTATATTTGGAGCATTAGCTTTAGGAGATATAGGAAGTCATTTTCCAGATAATGATGAAAAGTATAAAGATATATCTTCTATGGAACTATTAAAACAAACAATATCTATCATGAAAGAAAAAAATTATACTCTATCAAATACTGATATTACTATAATTATAGAAAAACCTAAAATGAGAGACTTTATAGATGTAATGAGAGAAAACCTATCAAAGGCTCTTAATACTAGTATAGATAATATTTCTATTAAAGCTAAAACAAATGAAAAAATGGACGCTGTTGGCGAAGGCAAAGCTGTAGCTGTACATTGCGTAACATTATTAGAAAAAATATAAGAGAAAAAACATGGGAACAAAAATTACAAACAAATATTTACTTGACTTGGTATCTAGAAGCTTTGCTTTAACTATACCCCTATTAGACAAAAATAAAAAATCTAAAGTAGAAGTACAGTATTTATTAGCAAGAATTATAGATACTATAGAAGATTCTATGCATAACACTAATGATAAAGAAACGCTAATAACAGGATTTATAAATATATTAAAATCTTCAAGTTTAGAAAATATTAAAAACCTTGATAATTTTAAATATATAGTATTAGAAAAAACAATAAATGATAATGATAAAATATTGATAGAAAATATAGATTTGGTGTTAAAAACATTTTTTGGTTTTGATTCTCATATAAAAAATATGTCTATATCGTATTTAAATGAAATGGGCTATGGAATGATATATTATCAAGACCATAGTATAAATAATTTTGAAGATTTAAATGATTATTGTTATTATGTTGCTGGTACTGTGGGAGTATATTTAACTGAACTTACTAGGGCTTTGGATAATTTATCGCTTGACAAAGAAAAAGCAAAAAAGTTTGGAAGATTTCTTCAAAAAGTAAATATTATTAAAGATGTAAGAAATGATTTTAAAGAAAATAGAATATTCTGGCCTAAAAATCTATTTAATGATGATAATATAGCATCATATTTTCAAGAAGAAACTTATAAAGATAAAGCTATAGAGATTCTTAACAAAATGGTTGATAATGCTATGGATGATTTTGAAGATACTATAAAATATATAATGGAAATAGAAAAAAAAGCTGTAGGATATAGGCATTTTTGTTTGATAGCAGCATTAATGGCATATAAAACTCTAAAGACAATGTATAATAATTATAATGTTTTCTCTGGCGAACCTATTAAAATAGCAAAAAAAGAAACTATGGATATTGTTGCTAAAGCAAAAGCAAACTATTATACAAATAAAAAATTAGAAGATTTACTAGAAACATATTTATCTGAAAAAGATAATAAAGCATCAAAGGAAGATAAATAATAAACTAAAATTACCAATATATGAATTATAATTCTTTTGAAATTTTTATATTTTTGTTATAATTATAATATAAAATAATTATAAGGAGTATAAAATGAAAAAAAGATACTTTATAATTCCTATTATAAGTATTGCTATTTGTTTGTTTATGGGATATTTAGCTGGAATATCTGTAAAAGCAGATAATTTCTCATGGTATAATTCTCTAAATAGGTCTCCTCTAAATCCGCCAAATATAATATTTCCTATAGCTTGGAGTATATTATATCTATTAATGGGTATTTCAATAGCTATTATAATAAATAAATACATAGATGAACAAGATTTAGAAATAAAGAAAAATATTAAAAATTATATATTTCTTTTTATTATTCAGTTTATTTTAAATTTGTTTTGGACTTATATATTCTTTGGATTAAAAAGTCCATTGTTTGGTTTTATAGAAATAATAATTTTAGATATACTTATTATAATTACAATAATGAAATTCAAAACTATATCAAAAGCAGCAAGTTATATATTAATACCTTATATTTTATGGTGCTTATTTGCAAGCTATTTAACTCTCCATGTATTAATATTTAATTGAATAACAGAAAACTATAAAGGGTTAAAAAATAAATGAAATATTTGCAAAATACTCTCTGCTTGATATAGGATAGCCCTTTATAGTTTCATATTTTATATCTAGAATATTTTTTACTCCGCATTTTAAAGAAAGTGTCTTTTTATAATTAAAAGAAGATATTAAATCAAAAGTTGTATAAGATTTATCAGAATCGCTTTTGGTAGTATTATTATAATCATCTCCTATATACTGAACATTAAACATTAAAGCATATTCATAATTTAAATTAATGCCATAAACATATTCTACAGAAGTATTAAATTGATGCTTTGGAAGACCTGGAAGCGAATTATTATTGACACTCAAATTATATGTATTCTCTCCAGAAAGATAAGAGTAATTACCTTTTACTCTAATACTAGAGTTAATAGAAGCCAATGGTATATTAAAAGTAATAGTTGTTTTATTTCCTTGAGCCATTAGATAACGATTATTTGTAATAGTTAAAGTATCCTTTTTACTTGTTACAAAATACATGCTTTCTATCACTATAAAACTTATAGGCTGCAATTTTATTCCTAAAGTTCCGCCTTGATATATATTTTGATTTTTTATATTATTAGTTTCATTTTTCCCTAATAAACCAATATCCGTTTGTAAATCTAAAAAATATTTACCTGTAAAACTTATCTCATCAATAGGCTTTAAATTAAAACTCACATCACTTTTTAAATAGGTTCTTAAATCTGCATTTTTACTCTTTCTGCCAGTAAACCCCTTCTCTTCTCCAGATGTATCCAATTTAAAATTAAGTGAATTATCATCTTTTTTTATTTTATAATTCAATACATTTAAATTACCATAGGTTTTACTTGAATTAGTTTCTATTTTTTTATAAGTTATTTTTTGATTTGTAAGCTCTAAAGAAACACCTTCTAATATATTTTTATAAATCAGCTCTTCACCCTGAGAATATCTAGAAGTAACTATATTATAAACTATATTACCATCATAAATATTATATCTTATATCAATAGAATCTATATTATTTTTATCATACAAAAATAAATATATCTTCTTCTCTTCATCATTTAATCTTTTCCCATTAATTATAAATGTGGATTGGGAATATACTTTTTTATTTTTTATGTTAATGTTGCTAAACTCTTTTATAATTTCTGCTAAGTTCTTAGATTTAGAAGATTTAATATCATTTTTTCTAATAATTAAATAACTATCAAAAAAATTATTAGTGTTTTCTTCTATATTTTCAAAATTAGTGCCATCTTCTATATTATCAGTATTCTCTTCTATGTATGAAAATAAATCATAAGAAAAAACATTAATTATAATTAATAACAATAATAAAAATCTTTTCATATATCAATATTACAAAAACTACCAAAATTTATCAACTGTAATTATATATAACAAAAAAATAGAACAATAATAAAATAAATCAAAATATTAATTATAATAAAGAATTGTTTTTTTATACCGATATCTTATAATAAGAAGTATGAAAAAATTAATTATATTATTTATAATTTTATCTATCAGCAATCTATATCCTAAAATAGATATGAAACAATCTACTATAATAGAAAAAAAAGATTATGGTTATATAGTTTATGCTGAAGATTATTATAGACTCTATTCACTTCCTTCATATTATGCTGAATATGATTTGCTTAGAAATGTGGATTATTTAGAAAGAGCATTAAATGCACCTTTTGATTTTGTAAACAGAGCATTAACAATAATAGAAACAGAAGAAGCATATACTAAATATAAAGACCTTATGCATATGCAATTTAATTATCTTATCACTCAAAATTATATATATTTAGCAGGTCTTTATGATAAACAAAACTATTATTTTTATAATTCACAATTTGATGAAGATATAAAAAAGAGTTTTGAATATGCTGTTTATTTTTATAATTTAGCCAAAGAAAGATGGATAGTTACTAAAGATTTAGCTGAAAAAGTAATGAAAAATAAATCAAAACTAGAAATGGATAATTTAATAGATAAAGCATATAAAATAGCTCTTGGAGAAATAGATTATAATAAAACTGCTGACAGACAATTAAAGCATATAGAAGAAATCTTAAATATGATGGAATAAGTATGGATAAATATTATGAAACAGAATTTGAAACCATAATTAAATCTAAAACCAAAATATATAATGATGATATTACTATAAAATGTCAAAATATGAATGGTATAGTTACTTATTTTGAAGGCAAGGCTATTGATATATTTATAGATGAAATAAAAAATAATAATGCTTTATTAAAAAATTCTAAATTTTTCACTAGTGTATTATTAGATGAAAAGGAAGTGTCTAATAAAGAAAAATTTAATGAAGCTGAATATTTTTACCGTATTTATTTAAACTGCATACCATATTCTAATAAACTTAAAGACGAAAACAATGAAACTTTAAAAAAAATATGTAAAGAAAAATCTGAAGAACGCTTTTTATTTTTAGAACCAAATGTTGATAAATTAAAATCAATATTTAAATCTACAAAAAAGATAAATATAGATACATTGTATTTAATAGATAGAATATTAAGTGATATAGGAATATTAATAAGAACTGATTTTATTAAATATATACAAGCTATAAAAAAATCTATGATTATAGGCAACAAAGTAGATAAAAAAGACATGTATATATATCATATAATGAGCAGTATAGTTTCTTATTTAGAGCATAATAATATTTTTAATTATATTTTTGATAATCATGATTTTCAAGATATTAATATGATATCACATAGCAACAGAGTTTCATTGATGATGATAGAGTTTATGCTTTATTACAACAAAGAGTTTAAAAATAGATTAGGAAACAAATTAAGGTTAGAATATAAGAATAAGTATATAGATAAATACAAAAAAATTATATCACATTTTGAAAATGATATACCAATAGATAATTTAGAAAGAGTATTTAAATTTGGAATAAGAAAATTTAGCACCACTGAAATTATTAATTTTTCTATAGGTGCATTATATCATGATATAGGCTTATTAAAAATATTTGATTCTGTACCTATGAATAACTTTCTAAAAGATACAGACAACAATCAAGACTTGCATGCATTAAAAGGATATAACTTTATAAAGAAAACTTTGAACTTTCAAGATGATGTTTCTTTATTAGTAGGACTTCATCATGACTATTATGGATATTCAAAAAATAATCTTATAAAACAATTTTTAAATAACAAATATCCAGACAATATATTATCATTTGAAGCGGAAGATTTTATAAAAGGCGAAGTATATGCCTATGTGCCTTCAAAAATATTAGAAATAATAGACATATTTGATGTATTATTATTTATGAACTCAAGAAAAAAAGAAAATATAGAAGATGTAATAATATATATAAAAGATAAATTAATGGCAGATGAAATAAAATTAGACCCTATTATTTTAGATTTGTTTATTAATTATTTATCTGAAACTTATGAAATAAAATTAAATATTACTACAAATTAAAAAACTCTTTTAAAAATACTCCAACGCCATTATCATTATTACTAACTGTGGTATATTTAGCATTTTTTTTCTACATTGCTTTCGGCATTTCCCATAGCAACACCAACACCTGCAAACTCAATCATCTCTATATCATTATAATTATCACCAAAAGCCATTACACTATCTCTGCTAATACCTTTCTTATCACATAACCACTTTAAAGCATTTGCCTTATTTGCATCTGCTGAAAGTATCTCTAAAAAATTTGGATTTGAAAAAAGAAGTATGAACTGTAAATAAATTATCAATATTCTTTTTTTACATCTAAAAGTATATCATTTTCTCCAAGTATAATTATCTTTTGTGCTTCAATATCATCATTAAAATTTTCTAATCCAACTATTTTATTTTTTTTATCAACTTTTTCAGTATGAGTTTGAATTTTAAAATTATCTTTGGCAACTATATATTTTTGTATAGAATAAATATTTAATGAAGTATCATTTATATATTTTTCTTTATATAGATTTATTATTTCTTTGGCTATTTCTCTTTTTAGAGGATTTGTAAAAATGCAATTAAAATTCTTATCAACAACCATAGCCCCATTAAATACTATAGATTCACCATTATTTTGTAATTCCTCATAATAAAAATCCATAGAAGAAATAGGTCTTCCTGTAGCAATTACAATATCAATACCTTTTTCCATAAGTTTTTTTAAAATGGTTTTATTATAATCACTTATTTCACTATTATCATTAAGAAGTGTGCCATCTAAATCACTAGCTATTAATTTTATATTGTTATTCATAAATTAAATAATCCTTTTAAAAACTTACCTAATCCATCATCTTCATTAGTTAAAGCAATATAGTCCGCTCTTTGTTTTAATATATCTTCACCATTCTCCATAGCAACGCCAACACCCGCAAACTCAATCATTTCTATATCATTATAATTATCACCAAAAGCTATTACATTTTTTCTGTCAATACCCTTCTTATCACATAACCACTTTAAAGCACTGCCCTTATTGATGCCAGAAGCTAAAACCTCTAAAAAATTAGGGTGAGAAAATGAAGTGTGAACATCAAGATTATCTCTTATATAAGTCTCAAGATTAGAAAGCACATCATTCTCTCCAATAAATAACATCTTACTAAAATTATAATTATCAATAGAATCAAACCCTATAACAACGTCAGTAATATTTTCTTTTTGAGCATAATTTTTGAAATATATATCTTCTTCAGAAACTATATATTGATTTCCATTATAAACATGCAAATAAACATCATAGCTTTTGGCAATATCCATTAAATAAAAAACATCTTTCTCTTTAATAACTTCATTATATACAATATTTCCTTCACTATCAGTAATAACAGAACCATTGCAAACTATAGAATAATTATTATTATCCAAATATTTACTATATCTCTTAAGACCATCAAAAGGTCTTCCGCTTGCAAATATAAGCTCTATTCCATTATTAATGCAATGTTTAAGCACATCTCTATTATAATCGCTTATCTCACTATCATTATTAAGAAGAGTGCCATCTAAATCGGTGGCTATTAATTTTATATCATGCATGTTTTATATAATACCATAAAAACAATCTAATTCAAGCACCTTTTTTTAACGCATACTCTTATCATAAGGTATACCAGAAGCTTTAGGGGCTTGAGAAGTTTTAGAGGTAAATGAAAGCACAATTAAAGTAGCAATATAAGGTATCATTTTATAAATGCTGTTTGATATAGGCAAATTAGCAAGCAAAGGTATACCAGAATATGCTGAAGCGAGTGTTTTCATAAGCCCAAAGAAAAAAGCAGCATAAAGTATTCTAATAGGTTTCCATTGACCAAATATTAGCACAGCCAAAGCCAAAAATCCATATCCAGCAACAGTGGCATTAAAGTTTGTAGAAGTAGGTATAACAAATACTAATCCTCCAAGTCCGCCCAAAGCACCAGATATAGCAACACCAATATATCTTATCTTATAAACATTAATACCAACAGAATCAGCAGCCTGAGGGTGTTCTCCGCAGCTTCTAAGTCTAAGACCGAATCTTGTTTTATAAAGCATAAACCAAGATAAAGCTAATATTATAAAACCTATATAAGTTGTTATATAAGTATTTTTAAATAATAAATTGCCAATAATAGGAATATTGCCAAGTATAGGTACAGACTCTATTCTAAAATTATTAACAAAACTTATTTGCTGAACAGTTTGAATAGCTCTTGTAACATATATAGCAAAAGCAGGTGCAAATATATTTAAAGCTGTACCGCTAATAACCTGATCTGCACTCATATTAATAGCAGCATAAGCATGAAAAAGAGAAAATATAATTCCTGCTAAAGCAGATATAATCATAGCCAAAAATAATGTAATAGTAGGAGGGAAATTTGCTCCAAGCCTGCTTATAAAAAATATTCCCGCAAAAGCTCCTATTATCATAATACCCTCAAGAGCAATATTAACAACTCCGCTCCTCTCAGAAAACATTCCTCCCAAAGCAACAAGTAAAAGAGGAATAGAAAAAAACATAGTCTGCTGTACTAAAAAATAAATTGTATCCATTGAAAACTCCTTTTTTTGTTTTTTTATCTTTTACTAATTGCATTTAATCATTAGCATTTGTTTCTCTATTTTTGTTTATCTTTTTAGATATAAATCCAACAATAGATTTAAAAAGCAAAGCAAAAGCACTAAAATAAATAATAGAAGCAATAATCATCTCTATTATCTCAGGTGTAAAATCATAAACCTGCATATAAAATCCGCCAACGGTAATATGAGCAATAAAAAGCCCAGCAATTAAAACGCCTATAGGGTGAGAAAGACCAAGCAATGCAATAGGTATACCCATAAAACCCTCTTCAGCAAGCACATCAACAACCTCAATATGCTTACCAATACCAGATAAATAAAGAAGCCCGCCTCCAAGTCCAGCTAAAGCACCGGCAATTACCATAGAAAGTATAATATTTCTTTTTTCATTAATACCTGCATATCTGCTTGCATCTTTGTTTAATCCGCAAGCTTTAAGCTCGAAGCCAAAAGTAGTTTTAGAAAGTATTATATAAACTATAATAACAACTATCACAGCAACAAAAAAACCGCCATTAGCACTAGAGCCTCTAAATAATACATCTAAACCCATACCAGGCAATGTAGCTGAAGGAGGAATATTTTGCGATTGATTTTTTAGCATATCATAAACAGTTAAAGTAACTAAATAATTAGCAAGATACATACCAATATAATTCATCATAATGCTTGAAATAACTTCATTAACATTAAATCTTGCTTTAAGAAGTCCAGGCAAATAAGCCCATAAACCGCCAGCTATAAAAGAACCAATTAAAGCAATAATCCAATGAATTGCAGGAGGTAAAAATGTACATTTAATTGCAATAAAAACAGCAACATAAGCACCTATAATAAATTGACCAGGTGCTCCTATATTAAAAAGACCATTCTTAAAAGCAAATCCAACAGAAAGACCTGTTAATATTAAAGGAGTAGCTGTATATATAACCTGGCCTATTCCTCTCATTCCTCCAGAAAAACCTCCAGAAAGTATAGTTATAAAAGCAGGAAAAGCATCTCTTACATTACTAACTAGAAGTATTATAAGACCTAAAAGTAAACCTATAATAATAGCAAGAAAAGATGAAAATACATTTACAAATCCATCTTTCTCTAAAAAACTCGCAAATTTATCTTTTAAATTACTGCTCATTAAGCACTCCTTTTAGAACCAGCCATATATAAGCCTAACTCATTAATAGTAATATCTTTATTTAACATATTAGCTACAATTTCACCTTCATATATAACAAGTATTCTGTCACTTAAATTCATAACCTCATCAAGCTCTAACGATACAAGAAGAACAGCCTTACCGCTATCTCTCTGTGCAATTAATTCTTTATGTATATATTCAATAGCCCCAACATCTAATCCCCTAGTAGGCTGAACAGCTATAAGTAAATCAGGATTTCTATCTATCTCTCTCGCTATTATTACTTTCTGCTGATTTCCTCCAGACATGCTCCTTGCAAAAGTTTTAGCACCTTCCGCACTTCTTATATCAAACCTTTTTATAAGTCCATTAGCATAATCTTCAATTTCTTTAAATTTTAAAAATCCCTTATTTTGAAACCTATCAGTAAAATAAGTTTGAAGTATAGTATTTTCAGCAAGCGTATAATCAAGCACAAGTCCATGTTTATGCCTGTCTTCAGGAATATGCCCTATGCCGCTTAATGTCTTTTTTCTTATAGATAAATTAGTAATATCTTTTCCATTCAAACTAACACTTCCGCTAGACATATCCATAAGTCCTGTTAAAGCATATATAAGCTCAGTTTGACCATTTCCATCAATACCAGCAATACATACTATCTCTCCAGCACGCACATCAAAAGAAACATTCTTTACTATATTTTTTTCACTATGAGGAGATTTAACATTCAAATCCTTAACTGATAATATTATATCTTTTGGTTTAGCTTCTGTTTTTTCTACTACTAAAGAGACCTTCCTTCCAACCATCATCTCAGACATCTCTTCTTTTGTAGTAGTTTTTACATCAATAGTCCCAATATATTTTCCTTTACGAAGCACAGAACATCTGTCAGCAACCTCTTTAATTTCATTTAATTTATGAGTAATAAAGAGTATAGATTTACCTTCTTTTGTTAAAGACTTCATTATCTTCATAAGTTCTTCAATTTCATGAGGAGTAAGTACTGCGGTAGGCTCATCAAAGATAAGTATTTCATTATCTCTATAGAGCATTTTTAATATTTCAACTCTCTGCTGCATTCCAACTGTCAAATCACTAATAATAGCATCAGGATAAATTTCAAGTCCATAAGTCTTACTTAATTCCATAACCTTTTTTCTAGCATCATCTACTTGAAGCACTCCATTTTTTACAGTTTCCACCCCAAGCATAATGTTTTCTAAAGCCGTAAAATTATGAACAAGCTTAAAATGCTGATGCACCATACCAATACCTAAAGCATTTGCTGTATTAGGATTATCAATATTAACTTCTTTTCCATGAACTTTAATAATACCCTCTTCC from Brachyspira pilosicoli P43/6/78 includes:
- the ispF gene encoding 2-C-methyl-D-erythritol 2,4-cyclodiphosphate synthase, producing MRIGYGYDSHVFQENRKLILAGIEIPYHLGLKGHSDADAVVHALIDSIFGALALGDIGSHFPDNDEKYKDISSMELLKQTISIMKEKNYTLSNTDITIIIEKPKMRDFIDVMRENLSKALNTSIDNISIKAKTNEKMDAVGEGKAVAVHCVTLLEKI
- a CDS encoding squalene/phytoene synthase family protein gives rise to the protein MGTKITNKYLLDLVSRSFALTIPLLDKNKKSKVEVQYLLARIIDTIEDSMHNTNDKETLITGFINILKSSSLENIKNLDNFKYIVLEKTINDNDKILIENIDLVLKTFFGFDSHIKNMSISYLNEMGYGMIYYQDHSINNFEDLNDYCYYVAGTVGVYLTELTRALDNLSLDKEKAKKFGRFLQKVNIIKDVRNDFKENRIFWPKNLFNDDNIASYFQEETYKDKAIEILNKMVDNAMDDFEDTIKYIMEIEKKAVGYRHFCLIAALMAYKTLKTMYNNYNVFSGEPIKIAKKETMDIVAKAKANYYTNKKLEDLLETYLSEKDNKASKEDK
- a CDS encoding TspO/MBR family protein — its product is MKKRYFIIPIISIAICLFMGYLAGISVKADNFSWYNSLNRSPLNPPNIIFPIAWSILYLLMGISIAIIINKYIDEQDLEIKKNIKNYIFLFIIQFILNLFWTYIFFGLKSPLFGFIEIIILDILIIITIMKFKTISKAASYILIPYILWCLFASYLTLHVLIFN
- a CDS encoding TonB-dependent receptor domain-containing protein, translating into MKRFLLLLLIIINVFSYDLFSYIEENTDNIEDGTNFENIEENTNNFFDSYLIIRKNDIKSSKSKNLAEIIKEFSNINIKNKKVYSQSTFIINGKRLNDEEKKIYLFLYDKNNIDSIDIRYNIYDGNIVYNIVTSRYSQGEELIYKNILEGVSLELTNQKITYKKIETNSSKTYGNLNVLNYKIKKDDNSLNFKLDTSGEEKGFTGRKSKNADLRTYLKSDVSFNLKPIDEISFTGKYFLDLQTDIGLLGKNETNNIKNQNIYQGGTLGIKLQPISFIVIESMYFVTSKKDTLTITNNRYLMAQGNKTTITFNIPLASINSSIRVKGNYSYLSGENTYNLSVNNNSLPGLPKHQFNTSVEYVYGINLNYEYALMFNVQYIGDDYNNTTKSDSDKSYTTFDLISSFNYKKTLSLKCGVKNILDIKYETIKGYPISSREYFANISFIF
- a CDS encoding HD domain-containing protein codes for the protein MDKYYETEFETIIKSKTKIYNDDITIKCQNMNGIVTYFEGKAIDIFIDEIKNNNALLKNSKFFTSVLLDEKEVSNKEKFNEAEYFYRIYLNCIPYSNKLKDENNETLKKICKEKSEERFLFLEPNVDKLKSIFKSTKKINIDTLYLIDRILSDIGILIRTDFIKYIQAIKKSMIIGNKVDKKDMYIYHIMSSIVSYLEHNNIFNYIFDNHDFQDINMISHSNRVSLMMIEFMLYYNKEFKNRLGNKLRLEYKNKYIDKYKKIISHFENDIPIDNLERVFKFGIRKFSTTEIINFSIGALYHDIGLLKIFDSVPMNNFLKDTDNNQDLHALKGYNFIKKTLNFQDDVSLLVGLHHDYYGYSKNNLIKQFLNNKYPDNILSFEAEDFIKGEVYAYVPSKILEIIDIFDVLLFMNSRKKENIEDVIIYIKDKLMADEIKLDPIILDLFINYLSETYEIKLNITTN
- a CDS encoding HAD family hydrolase; protein product: MIIYLQFILLFSNPNFLEILSADANKANALKWLCDKKGISRDSVMAFGDNYNDIEMIEFAGVGVAMGNAESNVEKKC
- a CDS encoding HAD family hydrolase, whose translation is MNNNIKLIASDLDGTLLNDNSEISDYNKTILKKLMEKGIDIVIATGRPISSMDFYYEELQNNGESIVFNGAMVVDKNFNCIFTNPLKREIAKEIINLYKEKYINDTSLNIYSIQKYIVAKDNFKIQTHTEKVDKKNKIVGLENFNDDIEAQKIIILGENDILLDVKKEY
- a CDS encoding Cof-type HAD-IIB family hydrolase, whose translation is MHDIKLIATDLDGTLLNNDSEISDYNRDVLKHCINNGIELIFASGRPFDGLKRYSKYLDNNNYSIVCNGSVITDSEGNIVYNEVIKEKDVFYLMDIAKSYDVYLHVYNGNQYIVSEEDIYFKNYAQKENITDVVIGFDSIDNYNFSKMLFIGENDVLSNLETYIRDNLDVHTSFSHPNFLEVLASGINKGSALKWLCDKKGIDRKNVIAFGDNYNDIEMIEFAGVGVAMENGEDILKQRADYIALTNEDDGLGKFLKGLFNL
- a CDS encoding ABC transporter permease codes for the protein MDTIYFLVQQTMFFSIPLLLVALGGMFSERSGVVNIALEGIMIIGAFAGIFFISRLGANFPPTITLFLAMIISALAGIIFSLFHAYAAINMSADQVISGTALNIFAPAFAIYVTRAIQTVQQISFVNNFRIESVPILGNIPIIGNLLFKNTYITTYIGFIILALSWFMLYKTRFGLRLRSCGEHPQAADSVGINVYKIRYIGVAISGALGGLGGLVFVIPTSTNFNATVAGYGFLALAVLIFGQWKPIRILYAAFFFGLMKTLASAYSGIPLLANLPISNSIYKMIPYIATLIVLSFTSKTSQAPKASGIPYDKSMR
- a CDS encoding ABC transporter permease: MSSNLKDKFASFLEKDGFVNVFSSFLAIIIGLLLGLIILLVSNVRDAFPAFITILSGGFSGGMRGIGQVIYTATPLILTGLSVGFAFKNGLFNIGAPGQFIIGAYVAVFIAIKCTFLPPAIHWIIALIGSFIAGGLWAYLPGLLKARFNVNEVISSIMMNYIGMYLANYLVTLTVYDMLKNQSQNIPPSATLPGMGLDVLFRGSSANGGFFVAVIVVIIVYIILSKTTFGFELKACGLNKDASRYAGINEKRNIILSMVIAGALAGLGGGLLYLSGIGKHIEVVDVLAEEGFMGIPIALLGLSHPIGVLIAGLFIAHITVGGFYMQVYDFTPEIIEMIIASIIYFSAFALLFKSIVGFISKKINKNRETNAND
- a CDS encoding ABC transporter ATP-binding protein; translated protein: MLGITKKFKGIVANDNITIQLKKGEIHALLGENGAGKSTLMSVLFGLYKQEEGIIKVHGKEVNIDNPNTANALGIGMVHQHFKLVHNFTALENIMLGVETVKNGVLQVDDARKKVMELSKTYGLEIYPDAIISDLTVGMQQRVEILKMLYRDNEILIFDEPTAVLTPHEIEELMKIMKSLTKEGKSILFITHKLNEIKEVADRCSVLRKGKYIGTIDVKTTTKEEMSEMMVGRKVSLVVEKTEAKPKDIILSVKDLNVKSPHSEKNIVKNVSFDVRAGEIVCIAGIDGNGQTELIYALTGLMDMSSGSVSLNGKDITNLSIRKKTLSGIGHIPEDRHKHGLVLDYTLAENTILQTYFTDRFQNKGFLKFKEIEDYANGLIKRFDIRSAEGAKTFARSMSGGNQQKVIIAREIDRNPDLLIAVQPTRGLDVGAIEYIHKELIAQRDSGKAVLLVSLELDEVMNLSDRILVIYEGEIVANMLNKDITINELGLYMAGSKRSA